Proteins found in one Nerophis ophidion isolate RoL-2023_Sa linkage group LG21, RoL_Noph_v1.0, whole genome shotgun sequence genomic segment:
- the lrrc71 gene encoding leucine-rich repeat-containing protein 71 isoform X2, which translates to MARKKQTKDKAEKTTSEVEEAAPVQAAATTNETPATRTFDGYQCSGNVTTDFPALCALLDMKTIPTLKTKSASSTSEFKEGGRLSHKKAARDVLKPSLQVELENGDPYSTKTMKVFGWKAEEPIIRVLSKMISSMQTLQSLFFWQAGLTDPMIVTLSDASCLCMSLRIITLEGNPLLHQSHHLLLSEGSLLTHLNLRNNQIRDEGANRLGAALSTSRYANWSLISLNLSFNHIGDSGAAYIAKGLRFNRSLLFLSLSNNQIGDSGATELAMVLGEVVLTHEEIVERRKLLMEKMHCSSAAVDVVQSSVANLSTDQLPSVASATSLNANKGESKITAKKRESSKPDGKRAPAKDQKCPKKAEGQDIEEKTQVNEPEHKRPVEMASLLVTESLEQRNGELILPGNTSLASLNLAAKRKKRRKPFLDIFIVIYRGLGSFKTGNARFPVA; encoded by the exons ATGGCGAGGAAAAAACAAACCAAGGACAAGGCAGAGAAGACCACCTCTGAAGTTGAAGAGGCGGCCCCGGTACAAGCAG CAGCAACTACGAATGAAACACCGGCTACTCGAACGTTTG ATGGTTATCAGTGTTCTGGCAATGTGACAACCGATTTTCCTGCGCTCTGTGCTCTTTTGGATATGAAAACTATTCCAACGTTGAAGACCAAATCTGCCTCCTCCACCTCAGAATTCAAGGAAG GTGGCAGACTGTCCCACAAAAAGGCTGCACGTGATGTGTTAAAGCCAAGTCTGCAAGTGGAGCTTGAGAATGGAGACCCTTACAGCACTAAGACCATGAAGGTTTTTG GATGGAAAGCAGAAGAGCCGATTATCAGAGTGTTGAGCAAGATGATTTCTTCCATGCAAACACTGCAGAGCCTTTT TTTCTGGCAGGCAGGACTGACTgatccaatgattgtcacactgtcAGACGCCTCATGTTTATGCATGAGCCTCAG GATTATAACTTTAGAAGGCAACCCCCTGTTACATCAAAGCCACCACCTTCTTTTGTCTGAAGGAAGTCT CCTCACTCATCTAAACCTGCGCAACAACCAAATTAGAGATGAGGGCGCAAATCGTCTTGGGGCTGCACTCTCAACGAGCAGATATGCAAACTGGAGCCTCATTTCACTCAACTTATCATTCAACCATATCGGGGATTCAGGTGCTGCGTATATTGCAAAG GGCCTGCGTTTCAATCGTTCGTTGCTGTTCCTCTCACTTTCCAACAATCAGATTGGTGACTCAGGAGCTACTGAACTTGCCATG GTTCTTGGCGAGGTTGTGCTTACTCACGAAGAAATTGTTGAAAGGCGAAAACTACTCATGGAGAAAATGCATTGT TCCTCTGCTGCAGTCGATGTTGTCCAATCATCTGTTGCCAATCTGTCTACTGACCAGCTCCCTTCTGTAGCCAGCGCCACTTCACTTAATGCCAACAAAGGGGAGAGCAAAATCACTGCTAAAAAGCGG GAATCTTCAAAACCAGATGGGAAACGTGCTCCAGCCAAAGACCAAAAGTGTCCAAAGAAAG CAGAAGGTCAAGACATTGAGGAAAAAACACAAGTGAATGAACCAGAG CACAAAAGACCAGTGGAGATGGCGAGCTTGCTCGTGACTGAGTCGCTAGAGCAGAGGAACGGAGAACTCATTCTGCCGGGAAACACGAGCCTAGCCTCCCTCAACCTCGCAG ctaaaagaaagaagagacggaagccctttctcgacattttcatcgttatctaccgtggattgggaagttttaagactggcaatgcccgatttcctgtggcgtga